The Mycteria americana isolate JAX WOST 10 ecotype Jacksonville Zoo and Gardens unplaced genomic scaffold, USCA_MyAme_1.0 Scaffold_91, whole genome shotgun sequence genomic sequence TTATGGGTCTGGAGGAGCCTCCCCGAAGGTGGGGATGGACCCTATGGGTCTGGAGGAGCCTCCCCAAAGGTGGGGATGGACCCTATGGGTCTGGAGGAGCCTCCTTGGAGGTGGGGATGGACCCTGTGGGTCTGGAGGAGCCTCCCCAGAGCCGGACGATGGATCCTGGAGATCTGGAGGAGCCTCCCCAGAGCCGGACGATGGATCCTGGAGATCTGGAGGAGCCTCCCCAGAGCCGGACGATGGATCCTGGAGATCTGGAGGAGCCTCCCCAGAGCCGGACGATGGATCCTGGAGGTCTGGAGGAGCCTCCTTGAAGCCGGACGATGGATCCTGGAGGTCTGGAGGAGCCTCCCCAGAGCCGGACGATGGATCCTGGAGATCTGGAGGAGCCTCCTTGAAGCCGGACGATGGATCCTGGAGATCTGGAGGAGCCTCCTTGAAGCCGGACGATGGATCCGCCTCCGAAGGACCCTCCCCAAAGCCAAACAAAGGCTCTGGGAGGTCCCCAAAGGCATCTGTGGGCTCATCCAGCGGATCCAGGGGGTCTCCAAAGGCCTCCCCAAAACCCATCTCCGTCTCTTGGGGTTCGGCAGAGGAGCCGTTGGCCCTGGGGGCCTCCAGGGACCCCCAGAAGGCTTCAAGGTCGGGATTCTCGGGGCcatcgtcctcctcctcctcctcctcatcttggTTGGGCCAGTCCACGGGTCCATCTCCGGGCCTGGGCGGCCACTGGGAGAAGCGGTAGAGCCACCCGTCCCCCTCGGGGGGCTGTGGCACGTAGTCATGGCAGAGGGGCCCCCCCAGGGAGGGTCCGCAGGTCGCCTGGTAGCTGAACTCCAGGCGCCCGCGCCCGGGGAAGCAGACGACCGCCCGGTTCCCCCCGGCTTCCACCGGCTGCTCGCAGACCCCCAGTAAGTCGTCGTCCCACTTGTGGTCCTCGTCCCACACCTCCAGCCTCAGCTGGGCGCTGGGGGGCAACGCCACCGTCCCCAAATCCAACCGGGCCCCCCAGTGCGGCCTGTCGTTGTTCCACACCGTGGCCGTCTGCGCCTTTCGCCCCCCAAAAATCACCCGGACGTAGGCGTCGGTCTTCGAAAAGTAGTCCCCCTtccagccctgcccgcgccccaccaccaccatcagcCGCGCCATCCCCCGGTGCCGCGAGCAGCAGTCGGCGGTgacggcggcggtggcggggcagccGCATTGACAGGGCCCGACAAGATGGCCGCCGGCGCAAGCCCGGCTGCAGTTGACCCGCAAGGCCCGCCAGGAGATGTAATGGCTGACGGCCGCCCGtagcgccgcccgccggggctcgCGCCGGGGCAGGAGGGTGTGGAGGGGCCGGACGCGGGACGCCACCAGCCCCGGGATGTTGGGGAGGCCTTGCAGCCATCTTGTGTAGGCCTCAGGCCTGCCGTAGAGTAGGTCGCCATGTTGCTC encodes the following:
- the PRF1 gene encoding perforin-1, with translation MAVPRRPLSGLWLLSLLSLQRCSPGTPQCHRARGDACAAPLAPGAQVLGWGLDVTTLSPAGGQVLLVGEVPAGPAGRCLLCPDPLAGGRPRRLPAGVAGWRAGRRCRQSVRVAAGSRAVGTVVAGTEKVAQGWRVGLGAVVPPGVQGTLTVAGSHSRVAEFGLQRQREDRYAFASLEMHCVHYWTWVSPHARPSPHFLRAVRALPPHFTPDTAADYGELLAAYGTHYIWEAQLGGRLRAVTAIRSCRAAMSGASAQEVADCLGVEVAAGGGIGRVGAMASACRRARASNEANATFNEFYSERLVEVEGGEQHGDLLYGRPEAYTRWLQGLPNIPGLVASRVRPLHTLLPRREPRRAALRAAVSHYISWRALRVNCSRACAGGHLVGPCQCGCPATAAVTADCCSRHRGMARLMVVVGRGQGWKGDYFSKTDAYVRVIFGGRKAQTATVWNNDRPHWGARLDLGTVALPPSAQLRLEVWDEDHKWDDDLLGVCEQPVEAGGNRAVVCFPGRGRLEFSYQATCGPSLGGPLCHDYVPQPPEGDGWLYRFSQWPPRPGDGPVDWPNQDEEEEEEDDGPENPDLEAFWGSLEAPRANGSSAEPQETEMGFGEAFGDPLDPLDEPTDAFGDLPEPLFGFGEGPSEADPSSGFKEAPPDLQDPSSGFKEAPPDLQDPSSGSGEAPPDLQDPSSGFKEAPPDLQDPSSGSGEAPPDLQDPSSGSGEAPPDLQDPSSGSGEAPPDLQDPSSGSGEAPPDPQGPSPPPRRLLQTHRVHPHLWGGSSRPIGSIPTFGEAPPDP